A window of the Moorena sp. SIOASIH genome harbors these coding sequences:
- a CDS encoding helix-turn-helix domain-containing protein — protein MMISTAQAAELLGVSATRVRYLLGKGRVKGAYKVGRTWVIPLFDGMPVVTPGTRGPKRNWSKRTNYTKAVIHVNQKVIRQNLKTGERNPVITVKRGSKNVYGHTVEVNGPCRVMYRPDDPLKCGARVWIETISDFEVISA, from the coding sequence ATGATGATTTCCACCGCACAAGCTGCTGAATTACTTGGTGTTTCTGCCACTCGCGTCCGTTACCTTCTGGGCAAGGGCAGAGTTAAAGGGGCTTATAAGGTGGGTAGAACTTGGGTGATTCCGTTGTTTGATGGTATGCCGGTGGTCACTCCTGGCACTCGCGGACCAAAACGGAACTGGTCAAAGCGTACAAATTACACTAAGGCTGTGATCCACGTTAATCAGAAAGTGATTCGCCAAAATCTCAAGACCGGGGAGCGTAATCCTGTGATTACGGTGAAGCGAGGCTCTAAAAATGTTTACGGTCATACGGTGGAGGTCAATGGCCCGTGTCGGGTGATGTATCGTCCAGATGATCCCCTCAAGTGTGGAGCACGGGTCTGGATTGAGACGATTTCTGATTTTGAAGTGATTTCAGCTTGA
- the tnpA gene encoding IS200/IS605 family transposase, with translation MRKSTFEYRHYNHAVGLCVVHLVWIPKRRKKILVGRIRDRIYEIFSGVALEKGWKIKALEVAPDHVHLFVEINPTDAICQVVRAFKGRSANYLRKEFPELKRLPSLWTNSYFFSTAGKVSTETIQRYISDPHHS, from the coding sequence ATGCGAAAATCAACTTTTGAATATCGGCATTACAATCACGCCGTAGGATTATGTGTAGTTCACCTAGTCTGGATACCGAAAAGGCGGAAAAAGATACTAGTAGGAAGAATCAGGGACAGAATATACGAAATCTTTTCAGGAGTCGCATTAGAGAAAGGATGGAAGATCAAAGCCCTTGAAGTAGCCCCAGATCATGTTCATCTTTTTGTAGAGATCAACCCGACTGATGCGATATGTCAAGTGGTCAGAGCTTTTAAGGGACGAAGTGCTAACTATTTAAGAAAGGAATTTCCTGAGTTAAAAAGGTTGCCATCTTTGTGGACTAATAGTTACTTCTTCTCTACAGCAGGGAAGGTTAGCACTGAAACGATTCAAAGATATATTTCCGATCCCCATCACAGTTAA
- a CDS encoding reverse transcriptase domain-containing protein, whose product MEKIEPISQDTGIVTEHTTEWHSINWKKAYRQVRKLRQRIFKATREGNWKKVNKLQRLMLRSYSNVQISVKTATQQNKGKRTAGVDQEKCLNPQERGQMVDRLINLKSWAAKPTKRIYIPKANGKQRPLGIPSITDRCLQAIVKNTLEPAWEAQFEGTSYGFRPGRSAHDARQRIFSNIKGEKNRKWWIVEADIKGCFDNIAHQPLLESIGNFPARKQIKDWLKAGYVDKNTFHPTESGTPQGGIISPLLANIALHGLETELGITYKRVKRNNRASYWENKSNRTIARFADDFVIITESKEDAVNAKEITKKWLSKRGLELSEEKNQDNSPNRRIRFPRMELQEI is encoded by the coding sequence ATGGAAAAGATAGAACCTATATCGCAAGATACGGGTATCGTAACTGAACACACCACTGAATGGCACTCCATAAATTGGAAGAAAGCCTACAGACAGGTGAGGAAATTAAGACAACGTATTTTCAAAGCGACACGTGAAGGAAACTGGAAAAAGGTCAATAAACTCCAAAGATTGATGCTTAGGAGTTACAGCAATGTCCAGATATCCGTCAAAACAGCCACCCAACAAAATAAAGGAAAGAGAACGGCAGGGGTTGATCAAGAAAAATGCCTGAATCCTCAAGAAAGAGGACAGATGGTAGACAGATTAATCAACCTCAAATCATGGGCAGCTAAACCCACCAAACGCATCTACATACCCAAGGCCAACGGCAAACAAAGACCCTTAGGGATACCAAGTATCACCGACAGATGTCTACAAGCCATAGTCAAAAACACACTAGAACCTGCCTGGGAAGCCCAGTTTGAAGGAACCTCATACGGGTTCAGACCAGGCAGAAGTGCCCATGATGCCCGACAACGCATCTTCTCAAATATTAAAGGGGAAAAGAATAGGAAATGGTGGATAGTGGAAGCGGACATAAAAGGATGCTTCGACAATATAGCCCACCAACCACTTCTGGAATCCATCGGAAACTTTCCAGCAAGAAAGCAAATTAAAGACTGGTTAAAGGCAGGGTACGTAGATAAAAATACGTTCCACCCGACAGAATCAGGCACCCCACAGGGGGGAATAATAAGCCCACTTCTGGCCAACATTGCTTTACACGGACTGGAAACAGAGTTAGGAATAACCTATAAAAGGGTTAAAAGAAACAACAGGGCAAGTTACTGGGAAAATAAATCCAATAGAACAATAGCTCGCTTTGCGGATGACTTTGTAATCATAACAGAGAGCAAAGAAGATGCTGTGAACGCTAAGGAAATCACGAAGAAGTGGTTATCCAAAAGAGGGTTAGAACTATCGGAAGAAAAAAACCAAGATAACTCACCTAACAGAAGGATTCGATTTCCTAGGATGGAACTTCAGGAAATATAA
- a CDS encoding CHAT domain-containing protein → MTRAYYTYRIYVIKPHIVGVEKKEPGKLDNRISGAFRYQDKITPEVRELIEEVRKNGLNDANQSRFLGEALFDALFDDRLCHDFIGFYNEVVRTKQQLLRVELDIDEQNIPEVAAFPWEFMCLPQRKNSGTIWLATAPGLVFSRLPSHPISAPPIQLGANEKMRIALVVSAPTDLNPVAYEEVQGAIETLAQEQPEQVQLLPVVNPASRSAIDNILRKKPHIFHFIGHGRFQNENGEIALVDEFDQAWWISANEFSDLFNRHRPGIIVLQACQGAMESRSKVSVGLASKVVQQLIPVVVAMQYPVSNSTASRFACHFYQQLAEGKSADIAVQEGRRKISLYESTGYRKRDFATPVIFMQVQDAQLIQPRNESGFQGLNQPVVRDKPRHKQLQAKDARQSEGVKRALLIGVSKYGKGLEPLPGATKDLKEIKRILGSPQLGNFVDVKALSNPNRQQMEEAIEQLFTTSTKDDLVLLFFSGHGVKDSSNQLYLANRITRKNSQGELVRTTAVSARAIHNIMNRSRSKRQVVILDCCFSAAFRKGLLVKDDGSVDLQNQLGGEGRAILASSTDYSFSQLDKQLSIYTQYLVEGIETGKADLNRDRVISLDELHKYIENKIKETLPVMTPKIYTDQEGSKIQIANAPSDDRHVGKSLDTAQDMKASPQADSLIILSLPKKMLSKRVIIIAVLASVLIGVAYLAKEYLYCKDIYIDFYKGKNPENVVNNPDFKRRCQLFKPLFW, encoded by the coding sequence ATGACTAGAGCCTACTACACCTATCGCATCTACGTGATAAAGCCTCATATAGTGGGGGTTGAAAAGAAAGAACCTGGAAAGCTCGATAATCGAATCTCTGGAGCATTTCGCTATCAGGATAAGATCACCCCAGAGGTCAGGGAGTTGATCGAAGAGGTTCGTAAAAATGGACTCAACGATGCTAACCAGTCAAGGTTTTTGGGAGAAGCCTTGTTTGATGCCTTGTTTGATGATCGACTTTGCCATGATTTTATTGGATTTTATAACGAAGTTGTTCGCACTAAACAGCAACTGCTACGGGTAGAACTAGATATAGACGAGCAAAATATCCCTGAAGTGGCAGCGTTCCCGTGGGAATTTATGTGTTTGCCTCAGAGGAAGAACTCAGGAACAATTTGGTTGGCTACTGCACCTGGCTTGGTCTTCTCGCGCCTGCCCTCACACCCGATTTCAGCACCACCGATTCAGTTAGGCGCAAATGAAAAAATGCGGATTGCCTTAGTTGTCTCTGCACCCACAGATTTAAATCCAGTTGCCTACGAGGAAGTACAGGGGGCAATAGAGACACTAGCCCAGGAACAACCAGAGCAGGTGCAATTGTTACCAGTGGTTAATCCAGCCAGCCGCAGTGCTATTGATAACATTCTGAGGAAAAAGCCTCACATTTTCCATTTCATCGGTCACGGTCGTTTTCAGAATGAAAATGGTGAAATTGCCTTGGTGGATGAATTCGATCAGGCATGGTGGATTAGCGCCAATGAATTTAGTGACCTCTTTAATCGTCATCGACCTGGAATTATTGTGTTGCAGGCATGTCAGGGAGCAATGGAGTCTAGATCGAAAGTATCTGTAGGGCTAGCTTCCAAGGTTGTGCAGCAACTTATTCCTGTAGTCGTGGCAATGCAGTATCCAGTGTCTAATAGCACAGCTAGCCGATTTGCCTGCCATTTTTATCAACAATTAGCTGAAGGTAAGTCAGCGGATATAGCAGTACAGGAAGGAAGGCGAAAAATTAGTCTCTATGAATCAACAGGGTATCGGAAACGGGATTTTGCCACACCTGTGATTTTCATGCAAGTGCAAGATGCTCAATTAATTCAACCTCGAAATGAGTCAGGATTTCAAGGTCTAAATCAGCCAGTTGTGCGAGACAAGCCAAGGCATAAACAGCTCCAGGCAAAGGATGCTCGCCAATCAGAAGGAGTCAAACGAGCGCTGTTGATTGGAGTCAGTAAATATGGAAAGGGGTTAGAGCCACTACCTGGCGCAACCAAAGATTTAAAGGAAATCAAACGAATACTGGGTTCGCCACAACTGGGAAATTTTGTTGATGTCAAAGCTCTCAGTAATCCTAATCGACAGCAAATGGAGGAGGCTATTGAACAGTTATTCACCACTTCTACAAAAGATGATCTGGTGTTACTGTTCTTTTCAGGTCACGGTGTCAAAGATAGCAGCAATCAACTGTACTTAGCAAATCGTATTACTCGTAAGAATTCACAAGGGGAACTAGTTAGGACAACCGCAGTTTCCGCTAGGGCTATCCATAACATTATGAATCGTAGCCGCTCCAAGCGACAAGTCGTTATCCTCGACTGTTGCTTTAGTGCAGCCTTTCGTAAAGGTCTACTGGTTAAAGATGATGGCTCTGTCGATCTTCAAAATCAATTAGGAGGGGAAGGGCGTGCTATTCTCGCTTCTTCAACTGACTATTCCTTTAGTCAATTGGACAAACAGCTCTCAATTTACACTCAGTATTTAGTAGAAGGCATTGAAACGGGAAAAGCTGATTTGAATCGGGATAGGGTGATTTCTCTGGATGAGTTACATAAGTACATCGAAAATAAGATTAAAGAAACCCTTCCTGTCATGACTCCTAAAATCTATACTGATCAGGAAGGTTCTAAAATCCAAATTGCTAATGCACCAAGCGATGATCGCCATGTAGGAAAGTCTTTAGATACCGCACAGGATATGAAGGCAAGTCCACAAGCAGATAGTTTGATAATACTTAGCTTACCTAAGAAAATGCTATCAAAGCGTGTTATAATTATTGCTGTTTTGGCTTCGGTATTGATCGGTGTGGCTTATTTAGCGAAAGAATACCTGTATTGTAAAGATATATATATAGATTTTTACAAAGGTAAAAATCCTGAAAATGTAGTTAATAACCCTGATTTTAAAAGGCGATGTCAGCTATTTAAGCCTTTATTTTGGTAG
- a CDS encoding group II intron maturase-specific domain-containing protein: protein MAQLKGASEDVVIAKLQPLIRGWTNYHNGTVAKETFNNLNEYVRWKLVRWCLRRYPKNKSWEWIKAKHFGKFCPGREDNHVFGRKDNYLDKAQWTNITRHVLVTHNYSKDDPELQEYWKKRQEKNGKKAAEGALSKGRNKIALRQKYTCPYCGQPLGEYNNVHLHHIIPRENGGKDEAGNLVYVHEDCHRTIHALGASNPEIQEKLYRAIKTRPRNRKKSQKVQTRLSKD from the coding sequence ATGGCTCAACTAAAGGGTGCATCAGAAGATGTGGTGATAGCCAAGTTACAACCTCTCATAAGAGGATGGACCAACTATCACAACGGGACAGTGGCTAAAGAAACCTTCAACAACCTAAATGAATACGTAAGATGGAAATTAGTAAGATGGTGCCTAAGAAGATACCCAAAAAATAAAAGTTGGGAATGGATTAAAGCCAAACACTTCGGCAAATTCTGCCCTGGAAGGGAAGATAACCATGTGTTCGGAAGGAAAGACAATTATCTGGACAAAGCACAATGGACAAACATCACCAGGCATGTGCTAGTAACCCACAACTACTCTAAGGACGACCCTGAACTCCAAGAATATTGGAAGAAAAGGCAAGAAAAAAATGGGAAAAAAGCAGCAGAAGGAGCACTATCCAAAGGTAGGAATAAGATAGCCTTAAGGCAAAAATACACCTGCCCATACTGCGGACAACCACTTGGAGAATATAATAATGTTCATCTACACCACATTATCCCTAGGGAAAATGGGGGAAAAGATGAAGCAGGGAACCTAGTATATGTCCACGAAGATTGTCACAGGACCATCCACGCCTTGGGAGCCAGCAATCCTGAGATACAGGAAAAACTGTATCGAGCGATAAAAACCCGTCCAAGGAACCGGAAGAAAAGCCAAAAGGTACAAACCCGGTTATCCAAAGACTAA
- a CDS encoding transposase, which translates to MAKTNKKIGVQQILLHPDKETEAILTYLCQQSGKLYNMGVYFARQTFFKTGKILTGKFELVYEKSIGKSIIAKSLPSTPAQQTLLSVAEAFKSYKGLRELWFKGQLNDRPSPPKYLKGSKLFKVAYPNSGGQKPKMKEGKLIFSLGLTVKRWFGVKNFSLSFPSNLEGRKIKEWTILPKNGAFYLEVSYEIPDQVAVQQDGNEALSIDLGTSSNLAACVDTLGNSFLIDSRAIKSYNQYWNKQVATRKEGKPQGYWDKWLDRVTRKRNHRITDGINKSARLIINHCLKNGIKTIVLGWNEGFKKNSNMGRLNNQEFVQIPLGKLKDRLSQLCDLYDIRLEITEEAYTSKASYLDGDSLPRFGEKPDGWKASGRRVKRGLYRSADRSIINADLNGSANILRKVARKLELDLSRLGRRCLTTATRIRLWIG; encoded by the coding sequence ATGGCTAAAACAAATAAAAAGATAGGGGTTCAGCAAATCTTGTTGCATCCTGACAAAGAGACAGAGGCTATATTGACTTATCTGTGTCAACAGTCCGGAAAGCTGTACAACATGGGTGTCTATTTTGCTAGACAGACATTTTTTAAGACTGGGAAAATACTGACTGGAAAATTCGAGCTGGTCTACGAAAAGAGCATAGGGAAATCAATAATAGCAAAGTCTCTACCTTCCACTCCAGCTCAGCAAACCCTATTAAGTGTAGCGGAAGCCTTCAAGTCTTATAAGGGGCTTAGAGAACTTTGGTTTAAAGGGCAGTTAAACGATAGACCTTCTCCACCTAAGTATTTAAAAGGCTCCAAACTATTTAAAGTCGCTTACCCTAATTCTGGAGGGCAAAAGCCAAAGATGAAGGAGGGAAAATTAATATTTTCCCTTGGCTTAACCGTAAAACGTTGGTTTGGAGTCAAGAACTTCTCTTTATCCTTCCCTAGCAACTTAGAGGGGAGGAAAATAAAAGAGTGGACTATCCTCCCAAAGAATGGTGCTTTCTATTTAGAAGTCTCCTATGAAATCCCCGATCAGGTAGCAGTTCAACAAGACGGTAACGAAGCTCTAAGTATTGATCTTGGGACTTCTAGTAACTTAGCTGCTTGCGTTGATACATTAGGGAACTCGTTCCTGATCGACTCCCGTGCCATAAAATCCTATAACCAGTATTGGAACAAGCAGGTCGCGACCAGAAAAGAAGGGAAGCCACAAGGTTACTGGGATAAGTGGCTTGACCGAGTAACCAGGAAGCGGAACCACCGGATCACAGATGGGATAAATAAATCAGCTCGACTCATCATAAACCACTGCCTAAAGAATGGAATCAAAACGATTGTTTTAGGGTGGAATGAGGGATTTAAAAAGAACTCTAATATGGGTAGATTGAACAATCAAGAATTTGTTCAGATTCCCTTGGGAAAGTTAAAAGATAGACTATCCCAGCTATGTGACTTGTACGATATTAGGCTTGAAATAACAGAAGAAGCCTATACTAGTAAAGCTTCTTACCTTGATGGTGACTCCCTACCCAGATTCGGCGAAAAGCCAGATGGGTGGAAAGCATCGGGGCGAAGAGTTAAACGTGGTTTGTACCGGTCTGCTGATAGATCAATTATTAATGCCGATTTAAATGGCAGCGCAAATATATTGCGCAAAGTAGCCAGAAAGCTAGAACTAGATCTAAGCCGACTGGGTAGGCGGTGCTTGACGACCGCAACGAGGATTAGGCTTTGGATTGGGTAG
- a CDS encoding helix-turn-helix domain-containing protein, which produces MMISTAQAAELLGVSATRVRYLLGKGRVKGAYKVGRTWVIPLFDGMPVVTPGTRGPKRNWSKRTEYTKAVIHVNQKVIRQNLKTGERNPVITVKRGSKNVYGHTVEVNGPCRVMYRPDDPLKCGARVWIETISDFEVISA; this is translated from the coding sequence ATGATGATTTCCACTGCACAAGCCGCTGAATTACTGGGTGTTTCTGCCACTCGCGTCCGTTACCTTCTGGGTAAAGGCAGAGTTAAAGGCGCTTATAAGGTGGGTAGAACTTGGGTGATTCCGTTGTTTGATGGTATGCCGGTGGTCACTCCTGGCACTCGCGGACCAAAACGGAACTGGTCAAAGCGTACAGAGTACACTAAGGCTGTGATCCACGTTAATCAGAAAGTCATTCGCCAAAATCTCAAGACCGGGGAGCGTAATCCTGTGATTACCGTCAAGCGAGGCTCTAAAAACGTTTATGGTCATACGGTAGAGGTCAATGGCCCCTGTCGGGTGATGTATCGTCCAGATGATCCCCTCAAGTGTGGAGCACGGGTGTGGATTGAGACGATTTCTGATTTTGAAGTGATTTCAGCGTGA